In the genome of Nitratireductor sp. GISD-1A_MAKvit, the window ATGTGTGTTGCCGCGGCGAGCCGCAAAGCGTGATGAAGAGCCCCGAATACAGACAACTTTTCGGCACGCGCGCCGCCGAGGCGCTGGCGCTCTATCGCCACCATCATGACCACACGCATCTGGCCGACGGCCGTGTGCGCCATGCCGACGGAACGATCACCGAGCATTGCCACCGGGATGACGGCCACCACCATCATGACCATGCGGGCGAAGAGCCGGCAAGGAGGGGCGGCGATGCTTGACGATTTCTTCATCCGCGCGCTTGTCGCCGGTATCGGCCTTGCCCTTGTGACGGGGCCGCTTGGCTGTTTCGTCGTGTGGCGGCGCATGGCCTATTTCGGCGACACGATGGCCCATTCCGCACTTCTGGGCGTGGCGCTCTCACTGGTGATGGAAATCAACCTGATGGTGGGTGTGTTTCTGGTGGCGGCGCTCGCCTCGCTGGCGCTCATCTTTCTGGAGCGGCGGCGGGCGCTTTCCACCGACGCGCTGCTCGGCATCCTGTCCCATTCCACCCTTGCACTCGGCCTTGTCATGGTCGCCTTCATGACCTGGGTGCGGGTGGACCTCATGGGCTTCCTGTTCGGCGACATCCTTGCCGTCTCGAAAACGGACATTGCGATCATTTATGCCGGCGGAGCAATGGTGACGGCCCTGCTCATCTGGCTCTGGCGCCCCCTTCTGGCGGCTACCGTCAACCCAGACATCGCGCAGGCAGAAGGCCTGCGGCCCGAACGCTCGCGTCTCGTTTTCATGCTGTTGATGGCGGCCGTGATCGCCATTGCCATGAAGCTGGTGGGCATTCTGCTCATCACCGCTCTCCTGATCATCCCGGCGGCCGCCGCGCGGCGCTTTGCCAGCGGTCCGGAGATAATGGCCGTTCTTGCGGCTCTGCTGGGTGCATTGTCGGTTGTCGGCGGGCTAACGGCGTCGCTGCAATTCGATACACCTTCGGGACCGTCCATCGTGGTGGCAGCGCTTG includes:
- the znuB gene encoding zinc ABC transporter permease subunit ZnuB, with protein sequence MLDDFFIRALVAGIGLALVTGPLGCFVVWRRMAYFGDTMAHSALLGVALSLVMEINLMVGVFLVAALASLALIFLERRRALSTDALLGILSHSTLALGLVMVAFMTWVRVDLMGFLFGDILAVSKTDIAIIYAGGAMVTALLIWLWRPLLAATVNPDIAQAEGLRPERSRLVFMLLMAAVIAIAMKLVGILLITALLIIPAAAARRFASGPEIMAVLAALLGALSVVGGLTASLQFDTPSGPSIVVAALVLFLLSLAPSPVAKREAPSTETRP